NNNNNNNNNNNNNNNNNNNNNNNNNNNNNNNNNNNNNNNNNNNNNNNNNNNNNNNNNNNNNNNNNNNNNNNNNNNNNNNNNNNNNNNNNNNNNNNNNNNNNNNNNNNNNNNNNNNNNNNNNNNNNNNNNNNNNNNNNNNNNNNNNNNNNNNNNNNNNNNNNNNNNNNNNNNNNNNNNNNNNNNNNNNNNNNNNNNNNNNNNNNNNNNNNNNNNNNNNNNNNNNNNNNNNNNNNNNNNNNNNNNNNNNNNNNNNNNNNNNNNNNNNNNNNNNNNNNNNNNNNNNNNNNNNNNNNNNNNNNNNNNNNNNNNNNNNNNNNNNNNNNNNNNNNNNNNNNNNNNNNNNNNNNNNNNNNNNNNNNNNNNNNNNNNNNNNNNNNNNNNNNNNNNNNNNNNNNNNNNNNNNNNNNNNNNNNNNNNNNNNNNNNNNNNNNNNNNNNNNNNNNNNNNNNNNNNNNNNNNNNNNNNNNNNNNNNNNNNNNNNNNNNNNNNNNNNNNNNNNNNNNNNNNNNNNNNNNNNNNNNNNNNNNNNNNNNNNNNNNNNNNNNNNNNNNNNNNNNNNNNNNNNNNNNNNNNNNNNNNNNNNNNNNNNNNNNNNNNNNNNNNNNNNNNNNNNNNNNNNNNNNNNNNNNNNNNNNNNNNNNNNNNNNNNNNNNNNNNNNNNNNNNNNNNNNNNNNNNNNNNNNNNNNNNNNNNNNNNNNNNNNNNNNNNNNNNNNNNNNNNNNNNNNNNNNNNNNNNNNNNNCCTAACTTGAGCACTACAGgatttataaagacaaaacacaATGACATCACACCAGGTGCAGGCTAGAGGAGTTTTTGCATCAGGGTTATTTCCAGCAAGCAAGGAGGAACCCTTTGATCTGTTAAACATTTGATAAGCTTCATTTCCCAGAAGACAGGAGAAACCCTACTTTATTCCAGCCAGCAAGATAAGGCTCCAGCGGGGAACAGGTGTGGAGTCAGGCCAGTCTGACCTCTCCTGAGCTGTTTCGGTGGGGTCTCAATCTATATccaaggctagctttgaactcatggtggttagtcttcctcagcctcctaagtactggagcTACAGGCCCAGCTTTAGAACTTGGCTTGTGGTGGCACCTGGTTTCACACCACAACCACTAACAAACAGTCCCTACTCGTAGGGATCACCACCAAGTGAAGATGAATATCCAGAAGCATGTATACGGGTCCTTGCTCAGATGGTACCTCTGAGGGGACACCATATACCCCTTGGCTCTAATGTCCTTCTCCAGGCAGTACACAAAGTCCTCCGTCCCAGGGCCTGCCTTCCAGGGCCCAAATTTGACGACGGGCGTCTTTTTGGCCTCCAGGATATGCAGCGGCTCCACGCActtggcctcctcctcctccgtatGCACCACACATACCACCACTTTGGACGAGCGCATTGCCACAGCCTCTGCCCGAGCCAGGTGCAGCAGGACCTCCAGGTTCTCCCTGTAGTTTGGCACTCCCAGCAAGAACTGCATGCGAGCCACCTGCTCACCGAAGATCTGGGGCATATCCTCCAAAACCTTCACCAAGAGATGGATCTGGTAGAACTTAGCCTCGTGGTAAACCTCAGGAATGTTCTCTGTGGGCACTTGCCCAGTGCATAGGTAGTCCAGGATAGGCCCGAAGTAGGTGCCAGGGCGATCAATGAAGAAGCGGCCGTGGGCATCCTTGTAGAATTTTGCTGATCGGGATAATATCTCGGAGAACTTTGAGCCTGGATGTTTCATCAGGGTGCCCATGGTGGTGGTGTAGAACTGTCCACCTACNNNNNNNNNNNNNNNNNNNNNNNNNNNNNNNNNNNNNNNNNNNNNNNNNNNNNNNNNNNNNNNNNNNNNNNNNNNNNNNNNNNNNNNNNNNNNNNNNNNNNNNNNNNNNNNNNNNNNNNNNNNNNNNNNNNNNNNNNNNNNNNNNNNNNNNNNNNNNNNNNNNNNNNNNNNNNNNNNNNNNNNNNNNNNNNNNNNNNNNNNNNNNNNNNNNNNNNNNNNNNNNNNNNNNNNNNNNNNNNNNNNNNNNNNNNNNNNNNNNNNNNNNNNNNNNNNNNNNNNNNNNNNNNNNNNNNNNNNNNNNNNNNNNNNNNNNNNNNNNNNNNNNNNNNNNNNNNNNNNNNNNNNNNNNNNNNNNNNNNNNNNNNNNNNNNNNNNNNNNNNNNNNNNNNNNNNNNNNNNNNNNNNNNNNNNNNNNNNNNNNNNNNNNNNNNNNNNNNNNNNNNNNNNNNNNNNNNNNNNNNNNNNNNNNNNNNNNNNNNNNNNNNNNNNNNNNNNNNNNNNNNNNNNNNNNNNNNNNNNNNNNNNNNNNNNNNNNNNNNNNNNNNNNNNNNNNNNNNNNNNNNNNNNNNNNNNNNNNNNNNNNNNNNNNNNNNNNNNNNNNNNNNNNNNNNNNNNNNNNNNNNNNNNNNNNNNNNNNNNNNNNNNNNNNNNNNNNNNNNNNNNNNNNNNNNNNNNNNNNNNNNNNNNNNNNNNNNNNNNNNNNNNNNNNNNNNNNNNNNNNNNNNNNNNNNNNNNNNNNNNNNNNNNNNNNNNNNNNNNNNNNNNNNNNNNNNNNNNNNNNNNNNNNNNNNNNNNNNNNNNNNNNNNNNNNNNNNNNNNNNNNNNNNNNNNNNNNNNNNNNNNNNNNNNNNNNNNNNNNNNNNNNNNNNNNNNNNNNNNNNNNNNNNNNNNNNNNNNNNNNNNNNNNNNNNNNNNNNNNNNNNNNNNNNNNNNNNNNNNNNNNNNNNNNNNNNNNNNNNNNNNNNNNNNNNNNNNNNNNNNNNNNNNNNNNNNNNNNNNNNNNNNNNNNNNNNNNNNNNNNNNNNNNNNNNNNNNNNNNNNNNNNNNNNNNNNNNNNNNNNNNNNNNNNNNNNNNNNNNNNNNNNNNNNNNNNNNNNNNNNNNNNNNNNNNNNNNNNNNNNNNNNNNNNNNNNNNNNNNNNNNNNNNNNNNNNNNNNNNNNNNNNNNNNNNNNNNNNNNNNNNNNNNNNNNNNNNNNNNNNNNNNNNNNNNNNNNNNNNNNNNNNNNNNNNNNNNNNNNNNNNNNNNNNNNNNNNNNNNNNNNNNNNNNNNNNNNNNNNNNNNNNNNNNNNNNNNNNNNNNNNNNNNNNNNNNNNNNNNNNNNNNNNNNNNNNNNNNNNNNNNNNNNNNNNNNNNNNNNNNNNNNNNNNNNNNNNNNNNNNNNNNNNNNNNNNNNNNNNNNNNNNNNNNNNNNNNNNNNNNNNNNNNNNNNNNNNNNNNNNNNNNNNNNNNNNNNNNNNNNNNNNNNNNNNNNNNNNNNNNNNNNNNNNNNNNNNNNNNNNNNNNNNNNNNNNNNNNNNNNNNNNNNNNNNNNNNNNNNNNNNNNNNNNNNNNNNNNNNNNNNNNNNNNNNNNNNNNNNNNNNNNNNNNNNNNNNNNNNNNNNNNNNNNNNNNNNNNNNNNNNNNNNNNNNNNNNNNNNNNNNNNNNNNNNNNNNNNNNNNNNNNNNNNNNNNNNNNNNNNNNNNNNNNNNNNNNNNNNNNNNNNNNNNNNNNNNNNNNNNNNNNNNNNNNNNNNNNNNNNNNNNNNNNNNNNNNNNNNNNNNNNNNNNNNNNNNNNNNNNNNNNNNNNNNNNNNNNNNNNNNNNNNNNNNNNNNNNNNNNNNNNNNNNNNNNNNNNNNNNNNNNNNNNNNNNNNNNNNNNNNNNNNNNNNNNNNNNNNNNNNNNNNNNNNNNNNNNNNNNNNNNNNNNNNNNNNNNNNNNNNNNNNNNNNNNNNNNNNNNNNNNNNNNNNNNNNNNNNNNNNNNNNNNNNNNNNNNNNNNNNNNNNNNNNNNNNNNNNNNNNNNNNNNNNNNNNNNNNNNNNNNNNNNNNNNNNNNNNNNNNNNNNNNNNNNNNNNNNNNNNNNNNNNNNNNNNNNNNNNNNNNNNNNNNNNNNNNNNNNNNNNNNNNNNNNNNNNNNNNNNNNNNNNNNNNNNNNNNNNNNNNNNNNNNNNNNNNNNNNNNNNNNNNNNNNNNNNNNNNNNNNNNNNNNNNNNNNNNNNNNNNNNNNNNNNNNNNNNNNNNNNNNNNNNNNNNNNNNNNNNNNNNNNNNNNNNNNNNNNNNNNNNNNNNNNNNNNNNNNNNNNNNNNNNNNNNNNNNNNNNNNNNNNNNNNNNNNNNNNNNNNNNNNNNNNNNNNNNNNNNNNNNNNNNNNNNNNNNNNNNNNNNNNNNNNNNNNNNNNNNNNNNNNNNNNNNNNNNNNNNNNNNNNNNNNNNNNNNNNNNNNNNNNNNNNNNNNNNNNNNNNNNNNNNNNNNNNNNNNNNNNNNNNNNNNNNNNNNNNNNNNNNNNNNNNNNNNNNNNNNNNNNNNNNNNNNNNNNNNNNNNNNNNNNNNNNNNNNNNNNNNNNNNNNNNNNNNNNNNNNNNNNNNNNNNNNNNNNNNNNNNNNNNNNNNNNNNNNNNNNNNNNNNNNNNNNNNNNNNNNNNNNNNNNNNNNNNNNNNNNNNNNNNNNNNNNNNNNNNNNNNNNNNNNNNNNNNNNNNNNNNNNNNNNNNNNNNNNNNNNNNNNNNNNNNNNNNNNNNNNNNNNNNNNNNNNNNNNNNNNNNNNNNNNNNNNNNNNNNNNNNNNNNNNNNNNNNNNNNNNNNNNNNNNNNNNNNNNNNNNNNNNNNNNNNNNNNNNNNNNNNNNNNNNNNNNNNNNNNNNNNNNNNNNNNNNNNNNNNNNNNNNNNNNNNNNNNNNNNNNNNNNNNNNNNNNNNNNNNNNNNNNNNNNNNNNNNNNNNNNNNNNNNNNNNNNNNNNNNNNNNNNNNNNNNNNNNNNNNNNNNNNNNNNNNNNNNNNNNNNNNNNNNNNNNNNNNNNNNNNNNNNNNNNNNNNNNNNNNNNNNNNNNNNNNNNNNNNNNNNNNNNNNNNNNNNNNNNNNNNNNNNNNNNNNNNNNNNNNNNNNNNNNNNNNNNNNNNNNNNNNNNNNNNNNNNNNNNNNNNNNNNNNNNNNNNNNNNNNNNNNNNNNNNNNNNNNNNNNNNNNNNNNNNNNNNNNNNNNNNNNNNNNNNNNNNNNNNNNNNNNNNNNNNNNNNNNNNNNNNNNNNNNNNNNNNNNNNNNNNNNNNNNNNNNNNNNNNNNNNNNNNNNNNNNNNNNNNNNNNNNNNNNNNNNNNNNNNNNNNNNNNNNNNNNNNNNNNNNNNNNNNNNNNNNNNNNNNNNNNNNNNNNNNNNNNNNNNNNNNNNNNNNNNNNNNNNNNNNNNNNNNNNNNNNNNNNNNNNNNNNNNNNNNNNNNNNNNNNNNNNNNNNNNNNNNNNNNNNNNNNNNNNNNNNNNNNNNNNNNNNNNNNNNNNNNNNNNNNNNNNNNNNNNNNNNNNNNNNNNNNNNNNNNNNNNNNNNNNNNNNNNNNNNNNNNNNNNNNNNNNNNNNNNNNNNNNNNNNNNNNNNNNNNNNNNNNNNNNNNNNNNNNNNNNNNNNNNNNNNNNNNNNNNNNNNNNNNNNNNNNNNNNNNNNNNNNNNNNNNNNNNNNNNNNNNNNNNNNNNNNNNNNNNNNNNNNNNNNNNNNNNNNNNNNNNNNNNNNNNNNNNNNNNNNNNNNNNNNNNNNNNNNNNNNNNNNNNNNNNNNNNNNNNNNNNNNNNNNNNNNNNNNNNNNNNNNNNNNNNNNNNNNNNNNNNNNNNNNNNNNNNNNNNNNNNNNNNNNNNNNNNNNNNNNNNNNNNNNNNNNNNNNNNNNNNNNNNNNNNNNNNNNNNNNNNNNNNNNNNNNNNNNNNNNNNNNNNNNNNNNNNNNNNNNNNNNNNNNNNNNNNNNNNNNNNNNNNNNNNNNNNNNNNNNNNNNNNNNNNNNNNNNNNNNNNNNNNNNNNNNNNNNNNNNNNNNNNNNNNNNNNNNNNNNNNNNNNNNNNNNNNNNNNNNNNNNNNNNNNNNNNNNNNNNNNNNNNNNNNNNNNNNNNNNNNNNNNNNNNNNNNNNNNNNNNNNNNNNNNNNNNNNNNNNNNNNNNNNNNNNNNNNNNNNNNNNNNNNNNNNNNNNNNNNNNNNNNNNNNNNNNNNNNNNNNNNNNNNNNNNNNNNNNNNNNNNNNNNNNNNNNNNNNNNNNNNNNNNNNNNNNNNNNNNNNNNNNNNNNNNNNNNNNNNNNNNNNNNNNNNNNNNNNNNNNNNNNNNNNNNNNNNNNNNNNNNNNNNNNNNNNNNNNNNNNNNNNNNNNNNNNNNNNNNNNNNNNNNNNNNNNNNNNNNNNNNNNNNNNNNNNNNNNNNNNNNNNNNNNNNNNNNNNNNNNNNNNNNNNNNNNNNNNNNNNNNNNNNNNNNNNNNNNNNNNNNNNNNNNNNNNNNNNNNNNNNNNNNNNNNNNNNNNNNNNNNNNNNNNNNNNNNNNNNNNNNNNNNNNNNNNNNNNNNNNNNNNNNNNNNNNNNNNNNNNNNNNNNNNNNNNNNNNNNNNNNNNNNNNNNNNNNNNNNNNTCACCATATAGTGCTGACTAGTTTGGAACTTACTacgtggaccaggttggcctcaactcacagaaatcctctcacccctgcatcctgagtgctgggtttaaagtctCATGCTACTTTGCCTGACACaaggtttcttcttttgaaaagccCTCTCTAAGGATATTGTGGGCCCTTTGTCTGCTGATACCTTTTAACCTTTGTCAAGAGAGAGCAGTGGTGAGACACTGCTAGTATAAAATAGGTTTGAGGGGGGAGGCTCTTCTGTGCGTGCTCAGTAGGTTTCTGTACCAGGAGGGGCTGCAGTAGCCAGTAGTCCCCAGCACCTAACCCCACCGCAGCACCCTATTCCTTAGGAGGTTTTGCAGCAGGATGTTTTCAGTGAGACATTTTCCCATGAACAgtttccatctttaaaaaatgattggcGACAAGGTCTAGAGGGGGAATGGTGACCTTTTCCTAATGCTCCTTCCTAGAACCTGTGAATGTAGCCTTCCATGGGGGAAAAATGGTTTTTCGCAGATGTAATTAAAGTAAGTGGTTTAAGATGAGATCATCCTGGATTATCAGAGGAGCATTAAATCCAAGGACAAGTGTTCTCCCAAGAGGatggcacagagagagagagagagagagagagagagagagagagagagagagaggaaggaaaagaaaaggggggaggaaggaggggagaattAAGAGAAAAGGAGGCCATGTGATGGTGGAAGCAAATAAATAGGCCTGGAGCCCCAGCAAGTGGAGGGAACAAGGGCAGAGTTCCTGCTAAGCCCATCAGAGGAGGACACCCTGCTCATCCCTGGCCGCAAATTTCCAGTTTCAACATTGGTGAGAGAATAAACTGCTGAAGGGTTTTActcggtttggtttggtttttgaaacagtttcacgTAGCCTGGGCTGACTTTGGATACCAAAGCTACATATATGAGCCATCATTCTAGCTGAACTGCTGTTTCCTTAGACCGCAAAGAGCTTGATTTGTGCTGAGAGCAAGCTGCAGAGTTTTCCCCAAGTTCCTTCCCCGCAGTGTAGTACCACACAACTAGAGTTCCAGACATTTGTGAActgcctgccatgtgggtgttgggaattgaactccagtgttcttaactgctgagccatctctccagacccaagtcCTTTAAACTTTTTACTAATAAATCTTCACCATTACAACCCACTACACTTAGTTATCCTTTGCACTAGTTTTCTTCAGTTTAGATTATTGTGTGGTTGGGACTAAGGTTGTAGTTTAGTGATAGATAATTTGCCTAGCATGTTCAGAATCCTATattccatccccaacaccacaaagaaacaaaaaaaaaaatactgaatagTTTCTCTGTTCTAATTAGACACATACTGACATTCtgaacaacaataataataatacaattcaTGCAACTCGAAATTTAACATCAAGTCAAGGTGTGATGGCTTATGCCATCAGAATACTCAGAAAACTGAGGTAGAAGGATATGCCAGAGTCTGGGACCAGCCTGGAgtatatagtaagttctaggtcatcctgggctacagagtgagacactgtcccaaaaataaataaataaactctaaaatgagagattttgctttatttattgtgagatagggtctcaggtAGTCCAGGTTGAGTCCAGAACTTGCTATNNNNNNNNNNNNNNNNNNNNNNNNNNNNNNNNNNNNNNNNNNNNNNNNNNNNNNNNNNNNNNNNNNNNNNNNNNNNNNNNNNNNNNNNNNNNNNNNNNNNNNNNNNNNNNNNNNNNNNNNNNNNNNNNNNNNNNNNNNNNNNNNNNNNNNNNNNNNNNNNNNNNNNNNNNNNNNNNNNNNNNNNNNNNNNNNNNNNNNNNNNNNNNNNNNNNNNNNNNNNNNNNNNNNNNNNNNNNNNNNNNNNNNNNNNNNNNNNNNNNNNNNNNNNNNNNNNNNNNNNNNNNNNNNNNNNNNNNNNNNNNNNNNNNNNNNNNNNNNNNNNNNNNNNNNNNNNNNNNNNNNNNNNNNNNNNNNNNNNNNNNNNNNNNNNNNNNNNNNNNNNNNNNNNNNNNNNNNNNNNNNNNNNNNNNNNNNNNNNNNNNNNNNNNNNNNNNNNNNNNNNNNNNNNNNNNNNNNNNNNNNNNNNNNNNNNNNNNNGCAGTCCTGGCAAGAGAGTGGAGCAGAACAAGGGCAGAAAAGAAAGTTCTCTTTGGCTCTGGAAAGTCTGAAAATGGAGGAAGGTTTTATCAAGTCATCAGCTCTACACACAAAGCAGAGTCTTCTGGCAAAGAGAGAATGGATGAAAGAGAAAGGGGTCAGGTGTGAGCAACTGGAACCGGCTCTGAAAGTCGGGTATGTTTCAGACAAGTAGCGGGGCCCTCGCCCTTTGCTTTGGAAATGCCAGCTAAACACCCTATGGCCTCTGGCAGTCTACCCACATGATCATTTTACTCTCTATAGAGATTGCTGTGCAACTCTACCTGAAGAACCTGTCTAGTCTTGGCCAAAGTCACTCTTAGTAGACTTTGTAGTGACCTGAGGCGCTCTGAATCTGGTCTGTCCAGGCACTGACAACGTGACAAGGTAAAAAAGACCACCTCCCTAACAGTGAACCGAGACACACCAGGGAGATTTAGCAATGTTTGCTCAGAAGACCTCATTCATGAGATTACCTGCTGGTGAGGGATTTCCAGGAGCTgtcctggttctttccttctctgatgGATGGTAGGCTAGTGTTACCTGGAAATCCTTGAATTTCCACACAGAGGTGTGATCACCTGGCTGTGGGGTGACTACACCAACCGACTGGTCTAGATGTTGACCTAGACCCAGAAACCTGAAAGCGCAATACTTTGTAGTAGCATATGCCTTTTGGAGCTGTTACTGAGAACTTTCTGGCTTAGCAGCTGAAACAGGAAGTGAGGGGCCAATAGAAAGGCAGTCGGTCCTGATCATGAAGGGCAACTCTTGTTccactctagttccagggaagtGTCCCATTGTTTTCCATGCTGACTTCCTCCTCTGAGATCAGAACATACTTTGAAGGAAAAAGTCCTGCTTTGTTATGTCTTTATCTCAGGATTTAATGTTCACGGGTTGATGACAAAGCCATGT
This sequence is a window from Microtus ochrogaster isolate Prairie Vole_2 chromosome 18, MicOch1.0, whole genome shotgun sequence. Protein-coding genes within it:
- the LOC101997854 gene encoding BTB/POZ domain-containing protein KCTD14, with protein sequence MRVLNVQTQPSVVLHRMVAAGQLRILSLVLRIRTKAWNRMSLPANQLKELSQESLPANQLKERSQESGILGFDPDIFFETGVGGQFYTTTMGTLMKHPGSKFSEILSRSAKFYKDAHGRFFIDRPGTYFGPILDYLCTGQVPTENIPEVYHEAKFYQIHLLVKVLEDMPQIFGEQVARMQFLLGVPNYRENLEVLLHLARAEAVAMRSSKVVVCVVHTEEEEAKCVEPLHILEAKKTPVVKFGPWKAGPGTEDFVYCLEKDIRAKGYMVSPQRYHLSKDPYTCFWIFIFTWW